In one Streptomyces sp. NBC_01288 genomic region, the following are encoded:
- a CDS encoding alpha/beta hydrolase, protein MAESDTSTSIVVDPMDEPQITLGKRKLSERHDIVYATRRGTDGTPVPLRLDLMVPDTDEPAPLVVYVPGGGFMISRKELAPDTKSYVAEAGFAVASIEYRTIPQDATFRDAVADVQSALRHLRAHAEEYGIDTERVALWGESAGGYLVAMTGALGGRSLSDPATTDPEAADPDAAVQAVVDNFGASDLTRIVADFDPATRARFEGADNIAAMFVNGRTSRASLADAPQAAAEANPISHLDSNPALPAFLLLHGTADPVVSPSQTLLLHEALRAHGADSTRVVLLGAGHGDLAVLDDEEVGLPWSTRRTMDLVTDFLARTLHG, encoded by the coding sequence GTGGCCGAGAGCGACACCAGCACCAGCATCGTCGTAGACCCCATGGACGAGCCCCAGATCACGCTGGGCAAGCGGAAGCTCTCCGAGCGGCACGACATCGTGTATGCGACGCGCAGGGGCACCGACGGCACCCCGGTTCCGCTACGGCTGGACCTGATGGTCCCCGACACGGACGAACCCGCGCCGCTCGTGGTCTATGTCCCCGGCGGCGGTTTCATGATCTCCAGGAAGGAACTGGCGCCGGACACCAAGTCCTATGTGGCGGAGGCGGGATTCGCGGTCGCCAGCATCGAGTACCGCACCATTCCCCAGGACGCCACCTTCCGCGACGCCGTCGCCGACGTGCAGAGCGCGCTGCGCCACCTGCGTGCCCATGCGGAGGAGTACGGCATCGACACGGAGCGCGTCGCGCTGTGGGGCGAGTCGGCCGGGGGCTACCTGGTCGCGATGACCGGAGCGCTCGGCGGACGGTCCCTGTCCGATCCCGCGACGACGGATCCCGAGGCCGCGGACCCCGACGCCGCGGTCCAGGCCGTCGTGGACAACTTCGGCGCCTCGGACCTGACCCGCATCGTGGCCGACTTCGACCCGGCGACGCGGGCGAGGTTCGAGGGGGCGGACAACATCGCGGCGATGTTCGTCAACGGCCGTACCAGCCGCGCCTCTTTGGCCGACGCCCCGCAGGCCGCCGCCGAGGCGAACCCGATCAGCCACCTCGACTCCAACCCGGCGCTGCCCGCCTTCCTGCTCCTGCACGGCACCGCCGACCCGGTCGTCTCGCCCAGCCAGACGCTGCTGCTGCACGAGGCCCTGCGCGCGCACGGCGCCGACTCGACCCGCGTCGTCCTCCTCGGCGCCGGCCACGGCGACCTGGCCGTCCTCGACGACGAGGAGGTCGGGCTGCCCTGGTCGACCCGCCGCACGATGGACCTGGTCACGGATTTCCTGGCCCGGACCTTGCACGGCTGA
- a CDS encoding peptidylprolyl isomerase, whose translation MSNVYFDITIDGAPAGRIVFNLFDEVVPKTARNFRELATGQNGYGYAGSGFHRVIPQFMLQGGDFTNHNGTGGKSIYGEKFADENFDRKHDRPYLLSMANAGRNTNGSQFFVTTVVTSWLDGKHVVFGEAVEGTEIIDKIESLGSQSGSTKAKIEIAASGVVEG comes from the coding sequence ATGAGCAACGTCTACTTCGACATCACCATCGACGGCGCCCCCGCCGGCCGCATCGTCTTCAACCTCTTCGACGAGGTCGTCCCGAAGACCGCCCGCAACTTCCGCGAGCTGGCCACCGGGCAGAACGGTTACGGCTACGCCGGTTCCGGCTTCCACCGCGTCATCCCGCAGTTCATGCTGCAGGGCGGTGACTTCACCAACCACAACGGCACCGGTGGCAAGAGCATCTACGGTGAGAAGTTCGCGGACGAGAACTTCGACCGGAAGCACGACCGCCCGTACCTGCTGTCGATGGCGAACGCCGGCCGCAACACCAACGGCTCGCAGTTCTTCGTCACCACCGTCGTCACCTCGTGGCTCGACGGCAAGCACGTCGTCTTCGGCGAGGCCGTCGAGGGCACGGAGATCATCGACAAGATCGAGTCCCTGGGCTCGCAGTCGGGCTCCACGAAGGCCAAGATCGAGATCGCGGCGTCGGGCGTCGTCGAGGGCTGA
- a CDS encoding GntR family transcriptional regulator, giving the protein MASGREKAYTYLKDTVLTDPEMQGAFLSEQELADRIGVSRTPIREALLMLAAEDLVELVPKRGARVAPLTGREVRELMELRGLVERYAAERLVEAERVPLEELRSLLEQQRALTGAEETHEFIAVDHRFHASLVSAVGNTLLDRHYDGLRSRQVRAGVVAVFNQQGRQKAVLDEHEAIVDALAAGDAQAACAAIDHHLRSTLKVLLDG; this is encoded by the coding sequence GTGGCGTCCGGTCGGGAGAAGGCCTACACGTATCTCAAGGACACGGTGCTGACGGACCCCGAGATGCAGGGGGCGTTCCTGTCGGAGCAGGAGCTGGCCGATCGTATCGGTGTCTCCCGCACCCCCATCCGCGAGGCGCTGCTGATGCTCGCCGCGGAGGACCTGGTCGAGCTGGTGCCCAAGCGCGGTGCCCGGGTGGCGCCGCTGACGGGGCGCGAGGTCCGGGAGCTGATGGAGCTGCGCGGCCTGGTCGAGCGGTACGCGGCCGAGCGGCTCGTCGAGGCCGAGCGGGTGCCCCTGGAGGAACTCCGCTCCCTGCTGGAACAGCAGCGCGCGCTCACCGGCGCCGAGGAGACCCACGAGTTCATCGCCGTGGACCACCGCTTCCACGCGTCCCTCGTGTCGGCCGTGGGAAACACCCTTCTGGACCGGCACTACGACGGTCTGCGCAGCCGCCAGGTCCGCGCCGGAGTGGTCGCCGTCTTCAACCAGCAGGGTCGGCAGAAGGCGGTGCTCGACGAGCACGAGGCCATCGTCGACGCCCTCGCCGCCGGTGACGCGCAGGCCGCGTGCGCGGCCATCGACCACCACCTGCGGTCGACCCTCAAGGTGCTCCTCGACGGCTGA
- a CDS encoding cupin domain-containing protein — protein sequence MSGPELEFHRPDGPWVGAGSGVEECVLAEDPDSGRRTALVRWAPGTDSSAAGVALHDVWEEVYLVEGAMHDLTLDRTFTAGMYACRPPGMPHGPWTSADGVTMLVITYP from the coding sequence ATGAGCGGACCCGAGCTGGAGTTCCACCGCCCCGACGGACCCTGGGTCGGCGCGGGATCCGGCGTCGAGGAGTGCGTGCTGGCCGAGGACCCGGACAGCGGGCGGCGTACCGCGCTCGTCCGGTGGGCGCCGGGCACGGACTCCTCGGCCGCGGGCGTGGCCCTGCACGACGTGTGGGAGGAGGTCTATCTCGTCGAGGGAGCGATGCACGACCTGACGCTGGACCGCACCTTCACGGCGGGCATGTACGCCTGCCGTCCTCCGGGTATGCCGCACGGGCCGTGGACCTCGGCGGACGGCGTGACGATGCTCGTGATCACGTATCCCTGA
- a CDS encoding carbon-nitrogen hydrolase family protein, giving the protein MRIALSQLTTGPDPEKNLRLVEEWTRRAADAGARVVVFPEASMACFGTPLTPLTEPLDGSWADGVREIARTTGTVVVAGMFTPADEGRVTNTLLATGPGVEESYDKIHLYDAFGFRESETVAPGSRPAVIDVDGVRLGLATCYDVRFPELFRAHADAGAVGTLLAASWGAGPGKLDQWQLLVRARALDATVWVAAVGQADPGTGPGPVPTGIGHSLVVGPDGTVRASLGAEPELLVTDLDVDEVGAVREKTSVLANRRPEVWR; this is encoded by the coding sequence ATGCGGATCGCCCTGAGCCAGCTCACCACCGGCCCCGACCCCGAGAAGAACCTGCGCCTCGTCGAGGAGTGGACGCGCCGCGCCGCCGACGCCGGAGCCCGCGTCGTCGTCTTCCCGGAGGCGTCGATGGCCTGCTTCGGCACCCCGCTGACCCCGCTCACGGAGCCCCTCGACGGCTCGTGGGCCGACGGCGTCCGCGAGATCGCCCGCACGACCGGCACGGTCGTCGTGGCCGGCATGTTCACCCCGGCCGACGAGGGCCGGGTGACCAACACCCTGCTGGCCACGGGACCCGGCGTCGAGGAGTCGTACGACAAGATCCATCTCTACGACGCCTTCGGCTTCCGCGAGTCCGAGACCGTGGCCCCGGGTTCGCGCCCCGCCGTGATCGACGTGGACGGGGTCCGGCTGGGCCTGGCCACCTGTTACGACGTCCGCTTCCCGGAGCTGTTCCGGGCGCATGCCGACGCCGGGGCGGTGGGCACCCTGCTGGCGGCCTCCTGGGGTGCGGGCCCCGGCAAGCTCGACCAGTGGCAACTGCTGGTGCGGGCCCGCGCGTTGGACGCCACCGTCTGGGTCGCCGCCGTCGGCCAGGCCGATCCCGGCACCGGTCCGGGCCCGGTGCCGACCGGCATCGGGCACAGCCTGGTGGTCGGCCCCGACGGGACCGTACGGGCGTCCCTCGGCGCCGAGCCGGAGCTGCTCGTGACCGACCTGGACGTCGACGAGGTCGGCGCGGTCCGCGAGAAGACGTCCGTACTGGCGAACCGGCGGCCTGAGGTGTGGCGATGA
- a CDS encoding MFS transporter, which yields MHDTPKSGTDAPKSDAGAPRSDTAASAKRSGVRRAFVASLTGTALEWYDFAVYSAAAALVFGDLFFPSEDPLTGTLLAFSTYAVGYLSRPLGGFVFGRLGDVIGRKKVLIATLVLIGVATFAIGLLPAYGTIGVAAPIALVVLRFAQGVGVGGEWGGAVLLSSEFGDSRRRGFYASAAQVGPPAGNLLANGVLAALGALLTEAQFESWGWRVAFLLSGVLVGFGLWIRAKLEETPVFKAMEAEQSRPQTPIREVFTTQPRALTAAILCRVGPDVLYAMFTVFVLTYATQELDMSRGSALAAVLIGSSVQVFLMPLAGALSDRVNRRLLYGISAIAAAVWPFVFFPMAAGGSWLPLAAGVLVALVIHCCLYGPQAAFIAEQFSPRLRYTGSSLAYTLAGIIGGAIAPLLFTTLLSAYDSWVPLALYIALASAISLVGVMLGRNPEAAVDEDEQLAAPKTPATADLH from the coding sequence ATGCACGACACCCCGAAGAGCGGCACCGACGCTCCGAAGAGCGACGCCGGCGCCCCCCGGAGCGACACCGCCGCCTCGGCGAAACGCTCCGGCGTCCGCCGCGCCTTCGTCGCCAGCCTCACCGGCACCGCCCTGGAGTGGTACGACTTCGCCGTCTACTCCGCCGCCGCGGCCCTCGTCTTCGGCGACCTCTTCTTCCCCTCCGAGGACCCGCTCACCGGCACCCTCCTCGCGTTCTCCACCTACGCGGTCGGCTACCTCTCCCGCCCCCTCGGCGGCTTCGTCTTCGGCCGGCTCGGCGATGTGATCGGCCGCAAGAAGGTGCTGATCGCCACCCTCGTCCTGATCGGCGTGGCCACCTTCGCCATCGGCCTGCTGCCCGCCTACGGCACGATCGGCGTGGCCGCGCCCATCGCCCTGGTCGTGCTGCGCTTCGCCCAGGGCGTCGGCGTGGGCGGCGAGTGGGGCGGCGCGGTACTGCTGTCCAGCGAGTTCGGCGACTCCCGCCGCCGGGGCTTCTACGCCTCCGCCGCCCAGGTGGGCCCGCCCGCGGGCAACCTGCTCGCCAACGGTGTGCTCGCCGCCCTCGGCGCCCTGCTGACCGAGGCGCAGTTCGAGTCGTGGGGCTGGCGGGTTGCGTTCCTGCTGTCCGGCGTCCTGGTCGGCTTCGGGCTCTGGATCCGGGCCAAGCTGGAGGAGACCCCGGTCTTCAAGGCGATGGAGGCCGAACAGTCCCGCCCCCAGACCCCGATCCGCGAGGTCTTCACCACCCAGCCCCGCGCCCTCACCGCCGCGATCCTGTGCCGGGTCGGCCCCGACGTCCTCTACGCGATGTTCACCGTCTTCGTCCTGACCTACGCCACCCAGGAACTCGACATGTCGCGCGGCTCCGCCCTCGCGGCCGTCCTCATCGGCTCCTCGGTCCAGGTCTTCCTGATGCCCCTGGCCGGCGCCCTCTCCGACCGCGTCAACCGCCGCCTGCTGTACGGCATTTCAGCGATCGCCGCCGCCGTGTGGCCGTTCGTGTTCTTCCCGATGGCCGCAGGCGGTTCCTGGCTGCCGCTCGCCGCCGGAGTCCTCGTCGCCCTGGTGATCCACTGCTGCCTCTACGGCCCGCAGGCCGCCTTCATCGCCGAACAGTTCTCGCCCCGCCTGCGCTACACCGGCTCCTCGCTGGCCTACACCCTGGCCGGCATCATCGGCGGCGCGATCGCCCCGCTCCTCTTCACCACCCTGCTGAGCGCCTACGACAGCTGGGTGCCGCTGGCCCTCTACATCGCCCTCGCCTCCGCGATCTCCCTGGTCGGCGTCATGCTGGGCCGTAACCCCGAGGCCGCCGTGGACGAGGACGAACAGCTCGCGGCGCCGAAGACCCCGGCCACGGCAGACCTCCACTGA
- a CDS encoding DUF2848 domain-containing protein has translation MSVLTFELPDGSTREVDVVQVLNAGYAGRSQDDVAAHVAELAELGVPGPSVTPALYPVSPYLAQQTERVAVQHGRTSGEAEWALVVAEGGELLLTAACDHTDRELEVHGVAWSKNAGPDVLARRAWRLADVESRLDELTLRAWVGHAGTETEIQTGTLAELLTPGYWVDVLRSRGDLIPGTVLISGTIPMAAGVDQFADSWRVELADPAGGDVIGLSYDVRPMPEPIG, from the coding sequence ATGTCCGTGCTGACCTTCGAACTGCCCGACGGATCGACCCGCGAGGTCGATGTCGTCCAGGTCCTCAACGCCGGGTACGCCGGGCGCAGCCAGGACGATGTCGCCGCGCACGTCGCCGAACTCGCCGAGCTGGGCGTGCCGGGTCCGTCCGTGACGCCGGCGCTCTATCCCGTCTCCCCGTACCTCGCCCAGCAGACGGAGCGGGTCGCGGTCCAGCACGGGCGCACGTCCGGCGAGGCCGAGTGGGCGCTGGTCGTCGCGGAGGGCGGGGAGCTGCTGCTGACCGCCGCGTGCGATCACACCGACCGCGAGCTGGAGGTGCACGGGGTGGCGTGGAGCAAGAACGCGGGCCCGGACGTCCTCGCGCGCCGCGCCTGGCGGCTGGCCGATGTGGAGTCCCGGCTCGACGAACTCACCCTGCGCGCGTGGGTCGGCCACGCCGGCACGGAGACCGAGATCCAGACCGGCACGCTGGCCGAACTTCTCACCCCGGGTTACTGGGTCGACGTCCTGCGGTCCCGCGGCGACCTGATCCCCGGGACCGTCCTGATCTCCGGGACCATCCCCATGGCCGCGGGTGTCGACCAGTTCGCCGACAGCTGGCGCGTCGAACTGGCCGACCCGGCGGGCGGCGACGTCATCGGCCTCTCCTACGACGTCCGGCCGATGCCGGAGCCCATCGGCTGA
- a CDS encoding response regulator transcription factor, protein MTVLVCDSVPVVRDGLKSLLSAAPDVTRVSATGSAVECLVMTRKLKPDVLITDLSPEGMDGIDFVHRVIRENARERDGRPGVVVFASDMTDRVIESLLRAGAITLLEKETGREMLLTAVRAAARGEVMLAPHVTGRLVRWFRSREFGPDRDPDPQVESLTPREREILVLVGEGLPIEEIAAKLVIGSATVRTHIYRLRHKLNVRDRAQLVSFAHSAGLL, encoded by the coding sequence ATGACAGTGCTCGTGTGCGATTCGGTTCCTGTCGTGCGGGACGGCCTCAAATCTCTCCTTTCCGCGGCGCCGGACGTGACGAGAGTCTCCGCGACCGGCAGTGCCGTCGAATGTCTCGTGATGACCCGGAAATTAAAGCCCGACGTGTTGATAACCGACCTCAGTCCCGAAGGCATGGACGGGATCGATTTCGTTCACCGGGTGATCCGGGAGAACGCGCGGGAGCGGGACGGGCGGCCCGGGGTCGTGGTCTTCGCCAGTGACATGACGGACCGGGTCATCGAGAGCCTGTTACGGGCCGGAGCGATCACCCTCCTCGAAAAGGAGACCGGGCGCGAAATGCTTCTCACCGCGGTGAGGGCGGCGGCCCGGGGCGAGGTCATGCTCGCGCCCCATGTGACCGGAAGGCTCGTCCGCTGGTTCAGGAGCCGGGAGTTCGGGCCGGATCGCGACCCCGATCCCCAGGTCGAGTCACTCACCCCGCGCGAGCGGGAGATCCTCGTGCTCGTGGGGGAGGGCCTGCCGATCGAGGAGATCGCCGCGAAGCTCGTCATCGGCTCGGCGACCGTCCGTACGCACATCTACCGGCTGCGGCACAAGCTCAACGTGCGGGACCGCGCTCAGCTCGTCTCCTTCGCCCACAGCGCCGGCTTGCTCTGA
- a CDS encoding DMT family transporter, producing the protein MNGVMNGRFRLRPARDDSVRGDPAHSDPAHSRLRLTAVVGLLLVTAVWGATFLVVKDATVGMPVFDFLTWRFALAAVVMAAIRPSVLRRIDRGTLARGAGAGFLLGMSYILQTLGLQHTSAAVSGFLTGLFVVITPLLAWALFRQHLSLTAWAAAMTATAGLALITLSGVSFGSGEALTLLCAVFFALHLLALGRWSPGRDAYALTVVQLTTASVMCLIGAVPHGVRPPQSGSTWMAVLVTAVLASAFAYMVQTWAQKHVTATQAAVVLTMEPVFAGLFAVLVGGERLTVSTLVGGALVVAAMFLIELPGSPSAESDEELPEGSEEPSQGSRNEKSDQSKPALWAKETS; encoded by the coding sequence ATGAACGGCGTCATGAACGGCAGGTTCCGGCTCCGGCCGGCGCGCGACGATTCGGTGCGCGGCGATCCGGCGCACAGCGATCCGGCGCACAGCAGGTTACGACTGACCGCCGTGGTCGGGCTGTTGCTCGTCACGGCCGTCTGGGGCGCCACGTTCCTGGTGGTCAAGGACGCCACCGTGGGCATGCCCGTCTTCGACTTCCTGACCTGGCGGTTCGCCCTCGCCGCGGTGGTGATGGCGGCGATCCGCCCGTCGGTCCTACGGCGTATCGACCGGGGCACGCTGGCGCGCGGTGCGGGGGCGGGGTTCCTGCTGGGGATGTCGTACATCCTCCAGACCCTCGGCCTGCAGCACACGTCGGCGGCCGTCAGCGGATTCCTGACCGGCCTGTTCGTGGTGATCACCCCGCTGCTGGCCTGGGCGTTGTTCCGCCAGCACCTGTCCCTGACGGCCTGGGCAGCGGCCATGACGGCGACCGCGGGCCTGGCGCTGATCACGCTCAGCGGGGTCTCGTTCGGTTCGGGTGAGGCGCTCACGCTGCTGTGCGCGGTCTTCTTCGCGCTGCACCTGCTGGCGCTGGGCCGCTGGTCCCCGGGCCGGGACGCCTACGCCCTCACCGTGGTCCAGCTGACGACGGCGTCGGTGATGTGTCTGATCGGCGCGGTCCCTCATGGCGTACGGCCGCCCCAGAGCGGCAGCACCTGGATGGCGGTCCTCGTCACGGCGGTGCTGGCCTCGGCGTTCGCGTACATGGTGCAGACGTGGGCGCAGAAGCATGTGACCGCGACGCAGGCCGCGGTGGTCCTGACCATGGAGCCGGTCTTCGCGGGCCTGTTCGCCGTGCTCGTCGGCGGCGAACGCCTCACGGTCTCCACGCTGGTCGGCGGGGCGTTGGTGGTGGCGGCGATGTTCCTGATCGAGCTACCGGGTTCACCGTCGGCGGAGTCCGACGAGGAACTCCCTGAGGGCAGTGAGGAACCCTCTCAGGGCAGCCGGAACGAGAAGAGTGATCAGAGCAAGCCGGCGCTGTGGGCGAAGGAGACGAGCTGA
- a CDS encoding MarR family winged helix-turn-helix transcriptional regulator — MDASLDGRTGNLLGALVTALGDAQRVASESTSGQSGATPAALTYLLQEPGAGVDQISGPLGLTQSAATRLVDRLERDGKARREPGANGRKVAIFLTSEGTREAKRLLELRGGLMEDAMSVLRPRERTVLTGLLERMLAHLTTDADHGQRICRMCALDECPKQTCPVDTAVDGAVVIRTKGPS; from the coding sequence ATGGACGCTTCACTGGACGGCCGTACCGGAAACCTGCTCGGGGCTCTGGTCACCGCGCTGGGCGACGCGCAGCGGGTGGCGAGCGAGAGCACGTCCGGGCAGAGCGGGGCGACGCCGGCCGCGCTCACGTACCTGTTGCAGGAGCCCGGCGCGGGCGTCGACCAGATCTCCGGGCCGCTCGGTCTGACACAGTCCGCGGCCACCCGCCTGGTCGACCGGCTCGAACGCGACGGCAAGGCGCGGCGGGAACCGGGGGCCAACGGCCGGAAGGTGGCCATCTTCCTCACGTCGGAGGGAACACGTGAGGCGAAGCGGCTACTGGAGCTGCGCGGCGGTCTGATGGAGGACGCGATGTCCGTGCTCCGACCGCGCGAGAGAACGGTGCTGACCGGCCTCCTGGAACGGATGCTGGCCCATCTGACGACCGACGCCGATCACGGCCAACGCATCTGCCGCATGTGCGCCCTGGACGAGTGCCCCAAGCAGACGTGCCCGGTCGACACGGCAGTCGACGGCGCGGTCGTCATCCGGACGAAAGGACCGTCATGA
- a CDS encoding sulfotransferase family protein has product MWSAPRSRSTAFLRMMMEREDLTTLHEPFSHLADFGSTEVAGRVIETETGLIEAIRGLARTTPVFFKDTTDFRFPEVLADQRFLTEARHTFIIRKPDEVIASHYALNPDVTADDIGFGRLHELFEAVGTATGDVPVVVDSDDLLDHPAETVREYCAQVGLPFLPGTLNWATGMREEWRKAPQWHQDAGRSAGFTRAPREYEFTVDNHPTLADFHRRQLPYYEELHRHRLSPRG; this is encoded by the coding sequence ATGTGGAGCGCACCCCGATCCCGTTCCACCGCGTTCCTCCGCATGATGATGGAGCGCGAGGACCTCACCACGCTGCACGAGCCCTTCTCACACCTGGCGGACTTCGGTTCGACCGAGGTGGCGGGACGTGTGATCGAGACGGAGACGGGGCTGATCGAGGCCATTCGCGGACTGGCCCGGACCACCCCGGTCTTCTTCAAGGACACGACGGACTTCCGCTTCCCGGAGGTGCTGGCGGACCAGCGCTTCCTGACGGAGGCCCGGCACACGTTCATCATCCGGAAGCCGGACGAGGTCATCGCCTCCCACTACGCACTCAACCCCGACGTCACGGCCGACGACATCGGCTTCGGGCGGCTGCACGAACTGTTCGAGGCGGTCGGTACGGCGACCGGTGACGTACCCGTGGTGGTGGACTCCGACGACCTGCTCGACCACCCCGCCGAGACCGTCAGGGAGTACTGCGCCCAGGTCGGACTCCCCTTCCTCCCCGGCACCCTGAACTGGGCGACCGGGATGCGCGAGGAGTGGCGCAAGGCCCCGCAGTGGCACCAGGACGCGGGCCGGAGCGCCGGCTTCACACGTGCCCCCCGGGAGTACGAGTTCACCGTGGACAACCATCCGACGCTGGCGGACTTCCACCGCCGGCAGCTGCCGTACTACGAGGAGCTGCACCGGCACCGGCTGTCACCGCGGGGCTGA